The sequence below is a genomic window from Escherichia marmotae.
CTGGACTGGTGACGGGGGTTCTGGATGTTGACGGTAATGTCGATATGCCACGAATGGAAAAAATAATGGCGGCTGCCGGTTCGCTGGCCGTCACTTTTCATCGCGCCTTCGATATGTGCGCTAACCCTTTAAATGCACTGAATAATCTTGCGAAATTAGGCATTGCCAGGGTGCTGACATCAGGGCAAAAATCAGACGCGCTGCAAGGTTTATTAAAAATTATGGAACTTATTGCCTATGGTGATGCTCCAATCATCATGGCCGGAGCTGGAGTTCGTGCAGAAAACCTGCACCACTTCCTCGATGCCGGAGTGCTGGAAGTCCATAGCTCCGCGGGAGCGTGGCAAGCCTCACCGATGCGTTATCGTAATCAAGGATTGTCCATGTCATCAGATGCACTCGCGGACGAGTATTCGCGTTATGTCGTAGACGGGGCGGCGGTTGCCGAAATGAAAGGAATCATTGAACGCCATCAGGCCAAATGATTTTTACCGTTGCATCATGTCGCCCAATATGATGCTTGCTCGTACTAGGCCCCTGCAATTTCAACAGGGGCCTTTTTTTATCCTTGATCAGTATGAAAAATGAACCTGAAGGCAAAGACAAAATGGCGTGGCTGATCAGGCGCATAAGAAGTAAATAGCGCCCGGAAACGGGCGCTAAATTGAAAGTGTGCTTTATTCATGCCGGATGCGGCGTGAACGCCTTATCCAGCCTGCAAATTTGTGCAAATTTAACATATTGCAGGAGACGGGTAGGCCTGATAAGCGTAGCGCATCAGGCGGTTTTGGCGTTTGTCATCAATCTCAGCGCTCGGAAACGGGTTACGGCTTACGCGCAATCAGCACCGCGCGTTTAGGCGCAGGATAACCTTCTACCGTTTTACTCGGATCATGCGGGTCGAGGAAATCGGACAGAGACTCGGTAACCATCCATTCAGTACGGCGCTGCTCTTCTGTAGAGGTAACGCTCACGTCCGCAATGCGGATATCAACAAACCCACACTTCTTCAGCCAGTTTTT
It includes:
- the cutC gene encoding copper homeostasis protein CutC — its product is MALLEICCYSMECALTAQQNGADRIELCAAPKEGGLTPSLGVLKSVRQQVTIPVHPIIRPRGGDFCYSDGEFAAILEDIRTVRELGFSGLVTGVLDVDGNVDMPRMEKIMAAAGSLAVTFHRAFDMCANPLNALNNLAKLGIARVLTSGQKSDALQGLLKIMELIAYGDAPIIMAGAGVRAENLHHFLDAGVLEVHSSAGAWQASPMRYRNQGLSMSSDALADEYSRYVVDGAAVAEMKGIIERHQAK